In Halorhodospira halophila, a genomic segment contains:
- a CDS encoding precorrin-8X methylmutase — protein MSREPSVTEQQTASGRRIEECSFARVDAEAGDRSAYDTAQWPVVRRMIHATADFDFNGVTRFHPQAVAAGVAAIRSGAPVFVDVEMIRVGLSAERLRYFGVEAHCLMNDPQAAERAERAGTTRAEQAVALAAEQGRLDGAMVAVGNAPTALRAILARIERGEVAPRLLIAMPVGFVAAAESSDEAMAQQRVPWIATAGRKGGTPAVVACLHALLGLAGEAGT, from the coding sequence ATGTCCCGTGAGCCGTCCGTGACCGAGCAGCAGACCGCCTCCGGGCGGCGTATCGAGGAGTGCTCCTTCGCCCGTGTTGATGCCGAGGCCGGAGATCGCAGCGCCTACGACACCGCACAGTGGCCGGTAGTCCGGCGCATGATCCACGCCACGGCGGATTTTGATTTCAACGGTGTGACCCGCTTCCATCCCCAGGCGGTGGCAGCCGGGGTGGCGGCGATCCGCTCCGGGGCGCCGGTGTTCGTCGATGTCGAGATGATCCGGGTCGGCCTCTCGGCGGAACGCCTGCGCTATTTCGGGGTCGAGGCCCACTGCTTGATGAACGACCCGCAAGCGGCGGAGCGTGCCGAGCGCGCCGGGACGACACGGGCCGAGCAGGCCGTCGCCCTGGCCGCCGAGCAGGGGCGGCTCGACGGCGCCATGGTCGCCGTGGGCAACGCCCCGACCGCCCTGCGGGCGATCCTCGCGCGCATCGAGCGTGGCGAGGTGGCGCCGCGACTGCTGATCGCCATGCCGGTGGGATTTGTCGCCGCCGCCGAGTCCAGCGACGAGGCTATGGCGCAACAGCGGGTGCCGTGGATTGCCACGGCCGGGCGCAAGGGCGGGACGCCGGCGGTGGTGGCCTGCCTCCACGCCCTGCTTGGCCTGGCCGGGGAGGCCGGCACGTGA
- a CDS encoding sirohydrochlorin chelatase → MSDCILLIGHGSRQEDGNEEIRRFAGMLAERYPDWRLETCFIEFADPLLSEGLDRAAARAERVIAVPLILNAAGHVKLEVPEQVDAARERHPGVDFRLARHLGVSESSLGLVERRLRDAMQALHVPDPRTTGVILLGRGSSDRTANGELARLGRWLYEGGEHDLVDIAFTGVTHPRLEAVVQRHHLLGATQQVILPYYLFTGRLIERIEQQVERLRIQYPRTVFALADYLGFEPEVFDLIAHRVEEARTGQAMLECDGCPHRAAAGHHHHHHHH, encoded by the coding sequence ATGAGTGATTGTATCCTTCTGATCGGGCATGGATCACGCCAAGAGGACGGCAATGAGGAGATCCGCCGGTTCGCCGGGATGCTGGCCGAGCGCTATCCGGACTGGCGACTGGAGACCTGCTTCATCGAGTTCGCCGATCCGCTGCTTAGCGAGGGCCTGGATCGCGCCGCGGCCCGTGCCGAGCGCGTCATTGCCGTGCCGCTGATCCTCAATGCCGCCGGGCACGTGAAACTCGAGGTGCCCGAGCAGGTCGATGCGGCTCGAGAGCGGCACCCCGGCGTCGATTTCCGCCTGGCACGCCACCTGGGAGTCAGTGAATCGTCGCTGGGTCTGGTCGAGCGGCGTCTGCGCGATGCCATGCAGGCCCTGCACGTCCCCGATCCGCGGACCACCGGCGTCATCCTGCTCGGTCGGGGGTCCTCGGACCGCACCGCCAACGGGGAGCTCGCGCGGTTGGGGCGGTGGCTCTACGAGGGTGGCGAGCATGACCTGGTCGATATCGCCTTCACTGGCGTGACGCACCCGCGCCTGGAGGCGGTGGTGCAGCGCCACCACCTGCTGGGCGCGACGCAACAGGTGATCCTGCCGTACTACCTGTTCACCGGACGGCTGATCGAGCGCATCGAGCAACAGGTGGAGCGGCTGCGCATCCAGTATCCCCGGACGGTCTTCGCCCTGGCGGATTATCTCGGTTTCGAGCCGGAAGTCTTCGATCTGATCGCCCACCGGGTGGAGGAGGCGCGGACCGGGCAGGCCATGCTCGAGTGCGACGGCTGTCCGCACCGGGCCGCGGCCGGTCATCACCACCATCATCACCACCACTGA
- the cobM gene encoding precorrin-4 C(11)-methyltransferase: MTGEVWFVGAGPGAADLITVRGRDRVAAADAVLYAGSLVPAGVLEWAPPHCEVADSKGMTLEEIQGWLLERARAGRRVVRLQPGDPGLYGAFVEIVRPLDAAGIPVHLVPGVTSAMAAAAAAGESLTLPEGTQTVIFTRVEGRTPMPAGEQLADLARHGSTLCIYLSITLLERLADALCRGGWEEDAPVVVVHRASWPGVEQVLRTCIRDLAEDCRAAGLNSQTMILVGPALGARQAAPAARSRLYDPDFAHRFRRPES; this comes from the coding sequence ATGACGGGTGAGGTCTGGTTCGTGGGGGCGGGGCCCGGGGCGGCCGATCTGATCACGGTCCGCGGGCGGGATCGTGTCGCGGCGGCGGACGCCGTGCTCTACGCCGGCTCGCTGGTACCCGCCGGGGTGCTGGAATGGGCGCCGCCCCACTGTGAGGTCGCCGACTCCAAGGGCATGACCCTGGAGGAGATCCAGGGCTGGCTGCTCGAGCGCGCCCGGGCCGGACGCCGCGTGGTGCGGTTGCAGCCCGGCGATCCGGGGCTCTACGGCGCTTTCGTGGAGATCGTGCGTCCGCTGGATGCGGCTGGCATCCCGGTCCACCTGGTCCCGGGGGTGACCTCGGCGATGGCTGCCGCGGCGGCCGCCGGCGAGAGCCTGACCCTGCCAGAGGGGACTCAGACCGTGATCTTCACCCGGGTGGAGGGGCGTACCCCCATGCCGGCCGGCGAGCAGCTCGCCGACCTAGCCCGCCACGGCAGCACCCTGTGCATCTATCTCTCGATCACCCTGCTGGAGCGCCTGGCGGACGCCCTCTGCCGGGGTGGCTGGGAAGAGGATGCCCCGGTGGTGGTGGTCCACCGCGCCTCCTGGCCCGGGGTGGAGCAGGTGCTGCGCACCTGCATCCGCGATCTCGCCGAAGACTGCCGCGCCGCCGGGCTCAACAGCCAGACGATGATCCTGGTTGGACCGGCGCTGGGGGCGCGGCAGGCGGCGCCGGCGGCGCGCTCGCGGCTCTACGATCCGGACTTCGCGCACCGTTTCCGCCGCCCTGAAAGCTGA